Genomic segment of Deltaproteobacteria bacterium:
TTCGTCAGTTATGAAACAACGCCACAATTCGCCGACGTGGGCTGTGAGACCTGCCACGGTCCGGGTGGGGATCATGCCGAGTACGGGGGGGACACCGAGTACATCACTAGAAGACCATTGGTGGAGAGCTGCGAGAAATGCCACAATGCCGCCCGGGTCAAGGACTTTAACTACAAGCCCCTGCTCTACAGCGGGGCCCATTGAGTTTGAGACCGAAGCGTTTCGCGGCCTAAGGCCTTTATTGATCACATCCCAGCAATCGGAGTTCCCGGCATGTACAAGCGGATCAAAAATTCTCTGAATCTGAAACTCAATCTGCTGGTCGTCCTAGTGGCCATTGTCGTGTTCACGGTCATCATCATCGTGTCAGGATACTGGCAGAAGGCGGCCATGGTCCACCAGCTCGAGGAAGCGGCCATCAAGACGGCGGAGCTGGTCAAGCTCTCCATCGAAAAGCCCATGATTGTCGGCAACGACGAGGGTACGAGGCACGAGTTCAAGTTCCTGGCCGAGCACTATCCGGATATGCGGGTGGTCATGACCAACCATGCCGGCAACATCACCTATTCCACCGAGTCGTCCAACGAGCGGAAGGATTTCGCCCAGTGTTGCGCCTCGACCGATGTCGCCGACCTCGCGTCCAGGGCC
This window contains:
- a CDS encoding methyl-accepting chemotaxis protein; translated protein: MYKRIKNSLNLKLNLLVVLVAIVVFTVIIIVSGYWQKAAMVHQLEEAAIKTAELVKLSIEKPMIVGNDEGTRHEFKFLAEHYPDMRVVMTNHAGNITYSTESSNERKDFAQCCASTDVADLASRALKTMLNDGLMTELDGRKVYAHVESIANAPSCHHCHGASKPILGQMTLVQDVTPVMAAIDGQLFKMLALFLAGLILISGTIIFFINRVVI